A single Osmerus mordax isolate fOsmMor3 chromosome 9, fOsmMor3.pri, whole genome shotgun sequence DNA region contains:
- the pttg1ipa gene encoding PTTG1 interacting protein a, protein MNMRSIVPIVLLFFGLATVFAQTSAPGNACETKNGTSCEECLSNVTCLWCIKTKMCITYPVNTILPPHAVCPLNDARWGLCWMNFQTLIITLSVVAGVIIIAFLVCLFCCCKCENFGSKRFEDKMERQANKTKGKQEERRAEMKQRHEEIRTKYGLSGANKYSRFS, encoded by the exons ATGAATATGCGGAGTATTGTTCCCATTGTCCTACTTTTCTTCGGCTTGGCGACGGTATTCGCGCAGACTTCCGCACCTGGCAACG caTGCGAGACTAAGAATGGAACAAGCTGTGAAGAATGTCTAAGCAATGTGACG TGCCTGTGGTGCATTAAAACCAAGATGTGCATAACGTATCCGGTAAACACCATTCTGCCCCCCCATGCTGTCTGCCCCCTCAATGATGCCCGCTGGGGGCTGTGCTGGA TGAACTTCCAGACACTGATCATAACCTTGTCAGTGGTAGCTGGAGTCATCATCATCGCCTTCTTGGTCTGCCTGTTCTGCTGTTGCAAGTGTGAAAACTTTGG GTCAAAGAGGTTTGAAGATAAGATGGAGAGACAAGCCAACAAGACAAAGGGCAAACAGGAAGAAAG GAGAGCAGAGATGAAACAGAGACATGAGGAAATCAGAACTAAATATG gtCTAAGTGGAGCAAATAAATATTCTCGATTTTCGTGA
- the sumo3a gene encoding small ubiquitin-related modifier 3-like: protein MSEEKPKEGVKTENDHINLKVAGQDGSVVQFKIKRHTPLSKLMKAYCERQGLSIRQIRFRFDGQPINETDTPAQLEMEDEDTIDVFQQQTGGLC, encoded by the exons atgTCAGAGGAAAAGCCTAAG GAGGGAGTGAAGACGGAGAACGACCACATCAACTTGAAGGTTGCGGGGCAGGACGGTTCGGTGGTCCAGTTCAAAATAAAGAGACACACCCCCCTCAGCAAACTCATGAAGGCTTACTGCGAACGACAG GGTCTCTCAATAAGGCAGATCAGGTTCAGGTTCGATGGCCAGCCCATCAACGAGACggacacacctgcacag ctTGAGATGGAGGATGAAGACACCATAGATGTGTTCCAGCAGCAGACGGGTGGGCTCTGTTaa